The Leguminivora glycinivorella isolate SPB_JAAS2020 chromosome 25, LegGlyc_1.1, whole genome shotgun sequence nucleotide sequence TTGAAGGATATTTTATCTGTATGTACTTTCTGATGTTCTCTCATGCCGCCTTTCGTGCTGCATTTATAGTCGCAATTGTTGCATTTAAATGGTTTTTCACCGGTGTGCCTCATTTCGTGAACTTGTAAGGTCTTTTTAACAGCTGTCGTGTAATCGCAGTAGGTACATTTAAAAGTCTTTATACTCTTTACGTCTCCATTTACATGTTTTCTCTCGTGAACTTTTAAGTCATTTTCCCCATAACCTCTGTAGCTACAACGGCTACATTTGAATGTTTTCTCACCGGTGTGTTTCATCTCATGTTTTTTTAATTGCCATTTCTGCTTGCACGTGAAAGCACAGTGACTGCATTTGAAGGGATTTTCAGTTAAGTGTATCAATTCGTGATTAATCACGTCTATTTTTCTTTTACCCTTATAGTTACATGTTTTACACGCAAAAGGTTTATCTCCAGAGTGTGTCAATTGGTGAACTCGTAAAGACGACATGCGACTAAATTTATAGTCGCATTGAGTACATCCATAGGGCTTCTGTCCAGTGTGGATTACAATATGTTTACTTAAGTCACCTTTTGCATAACATTTGTACCCGCAGTCATGACATTCAAATCGTTTCTCGCCGGTATGCACAGCACTGTGAGTTCGCAAGTCTCCTTTTCTTTTACTTTTGTAACTGCACATGTCGCAGCTATATTGTTTCTCTGTCGCGTGCACGAGCTGGTGAATTTGAATAGCACGTTCCGTTTTAGTTCTGAAATCGCATTGGCCGCATGCGTAAGGTCTCTCACTCCTGTGTATTGCTTTATGTATTTGTAAAGCAGTTATACTAGGACTTTTGTAGCTACATTGCTTACAATAAAAAACGCTATTAACAGAATGACTGTTGACATGTGCTTGTAAAGTTTTCTTGTTCTCTGTTGTAAACTCGCATTCTGAACACATGAAAGTGATAACTCCATGTTTTTTCTCGTGCTTTACAACGTCTACTTTATTATCAAATGTGGTACCGCAGAAATCACAGACAAATTTACCATTTGAATTACGAACGTGTCGAGAATGAGTGTGTATATGTTTGCTTAAAACGTTTTTAGTTTTGAAACTTTTGCCACAGTCGTTGCACTGATACTTCTCTACAGCACTGTTAAGTCGTTCGGAAGTGTTTGTGCGGGGGTTTGTTCGGGAGCGCCGGAGGTGGTATCCGGTGGAGAGAGGGCCGAGCTTGTAGTGGCGGCGGCCGACGCGGCAGGTGCGCTGTCTCGCGTTCACCACGAGCCGCTCCAGGCGGACCGAGCAGGCCCTGTTGCAGCAATcttcagaaaaaaatattaacattagaaaacattttttttaccctccttgctaacaagttaaataaagcgtGTTACGatatttacgatacaagtgcgataaataataaattcgaAACAAGTGTccgtaaataatattaatatttttttatcctgACATTATATTAAGTAGGGTGCCCTAGCAGTATATACATTTTTGACCGCTTTAGGCATTTAgtgataattatttttaatcttttttgacattgaattttaaaataagtattacatttttGACACAGTTGCGTAATGAGCATTACCCAGGGACCTTTAAAAAGGGACAGAGCAATCACACTTTTTGTCAAACCAAATTGAACCTTAAATGAAAGGCgttcgtatcagactagcgaaaacggtccacataagagggcattgtttgggctggtgtccctctcgcacgtgtggccagtgttaaagTGGTTACCATAGCAGTAGCATTTTTATCTGTATGCTacctaagtttataaacttaaaatatttatgtaaaggTATTACATCAAGACCATGGTATTAATgtcttgtaacgaattggtaagtcatatGTGGCATTATGAATCCcttaaaccaaagatttgcataatttaaaaaaccttcAATTGAGTATTATTAGATTTTGTAGTTACtgtgaatattgactggtattcccaatttatgacagtggtaacgtcactgaataatgttggagtgcgagagggacaccagcccaaacaatgacctctcatttggacacactttttggcttAATTACTAATTCTGGCTTAACTATAGTTCTGTGGCATTACCTAACAGTGAGGTAATATAGCgccatatgtactgtaaaatatttttatgatagCAACTGACCTTGAACAGCAGACACCATCATAGCCTGCAGCACGGATTCCGGCTCAACCTCATCCTTCACCAAACTCGAGTCCATCAAAGCTCGGAGCACATCTTCATACAGATCACCTGACTCTGCCCCATCTTTAACATATTTTTCATTTCCTAAATCCTTTAGATTGTCGTTGAGTACGTCCATTTCACTATTCTCCACTTTTATATCTTTTACTGCTTCTTCCTCATTTAAACACATAGCTTCTGCCTCTATATTCTTTGGAATATCACCAAGCACTTCCTTTTTAATATTCTCTACTAAATCTTTGACTGCTACATGCCTTTCATCTGGTCTTTGCTCATCTTTCTGTGTTAAACGTTTATTGATCATATTCTCATGCTcgtttttcacattatctattatttctttgactgaATTGATCTCTTTAATTGGCCCTTTTTCTTCATCTTCCATCACCTCTATATTCTCTTCCTTTGATCTATCATTGGTCATAGCATttacatcattattttttttcatattctcTATAACTTCTTTTACTGTCATGTGCTCCTGATTTGGACATTTTTCCTTATCTGTTACTATGTCTTCTTTTGATTTATCACTGAGAACTTCCTTTAAATTAAACTCCTTTTTAATATTCTCTACTGCATCCTCGATTACTGTGGGCTGATTTTGAAATACTTCGACATTTTTTGCTTTCACTATTCCATCCCCAATTCGCCGATCATTAAAGACTTCTTCTACACTGAATTCCTTTTTAATGTCATCTAGAAAACCTTTATTGGGTTCCTTTTTTAAATGCTCCTCTCCAATCTCCATTtttacatgtacataggtattttttgtgTCAATATTTACACTGGCAAAAACTGGtgacctaaaaaaaaaattgttgtcatAGAACTTTCTTTTAATACTAGTGACCTgggtcataaataaataataaaaacatattgggggacaccttacacggatcaacctagccccaaaataagcaaagctacactatgggtgctaggcgacgatatactacatacatacttatatacatagaaaacatctatgaatcaggaacaaatatctgtgttcatcacacaaataaatgcccttaccgggattcgaatacgggaccgcggcttagcaggcagggtcactaccaactacgccagaccggtcgccatgCACTTGCACTTGTAGACTCGATCCTGTCCTACGGTCTCAGTAGTTATGGCCGCACATTTCCTTCATATCTAGACTGAATCAATACTATACAAGTCcgatttctaaaatatttagtcGATAAAAAACAAAGCAGTCATGTagaaataactataataaactaTTTCCGATTTGCAACATACTGCCAGCGCATGAACAGCGGGCAATGCTCATAGCTTTGGGACAATATCAACTTAGTGATTACAAAAGACCAATAAATCATAAACATGTTACCAAAGAATTAAGTCATCGCAGGTTGtttgtacctacctaaagtCTGTAACTACTATGGAAACCATACTTGAAAATACTTAGTGCCCACGATTCTAAATATAGTAGCAGATCAGTTTAAAGATCGTGCAAAAACATGTCAAAGGTGGTCTATAAAAAATGATTgaaatacaagttatttgttttacaagggggcaaagtagttgtttaaccgcacgtgccaatattgatacccgagcaagcgaaagattccattattgaaccgcgagcgcagcgagtggtTCATAAGGTGGAATCTTGaccgttgcgagggtttcaaggcacgaaggctaaacaaactttgccgccgagtgaaacacgaTATGTGTGGTGTATGTAGGTTTCGGCCGTAACAAATTAGGTCATCAAGGTACACTAGACATTTTTCATGATACAAACCCACAATGAAAAACTTATAGACTAATATAGACATATTATCTCGACTTAGGCAAGTTGATCTGAAATGAAATCCTAATAAATGcaactttttaaagaaataattattatatttagggCATATAGTGTCATCAGACGGTGTCAAACCTGATCCAGAAAAAACAAAAGCTATTGATAACTATTCAACTTCAGAAAATATAGATGACGTTCGTAGATTTGTTGCATTCGCAAACTACTACAGAAAATGCATACCTTAAaacaataaactgaaataaatgtcatatacaaagaaaaaatgaccaaggcctccaagtgtccaaagctggattcgaaccagcgtcctccgttatcgcgacggattCCTCAAACCACTCGGCCTTTCAGTCAtggtggcaagggtcgaaattttcaagtatatgagtGATTTAGTTTAACACATATATTCTTAGTGACAAAGAAAGTTCACTTTTTTATATTACACCCAAAATTTCTGTACTATTtcgttatttttatataatcattCCTATTTGTACCTATATCATATCATAACCAAAACAATATTGAATAAGCAAGTTattcaatattgtttattttatatgttacCTACACGGGAATTGCGTTTATTTTTCGACCAGTTTTTTTGAGTTAGGGCagttgcttaccatcaggtgatcTGTCTGATCATTTGTCTACTATGACATAAGAAAAATGATCACGGGCCGTATGGTATGGCATACCATATCACTGTTTCTTCTTGACATCCCGCAGTatggcatccaaatccccgatcactgatCACCATCATCTGtgctaccaaagaggatcaagtattatagacagttaatgtcaaaataaaatatgtaatcacagtgcatagactgccatcttttgACACAGgcctaaaacttttgaacctcagttttgacaatttggcccatattcttagcttgatatgtgttaaaatgtcaaatattaatattagcgccatctagctgagcgtaccccaaagctgtaatgccatctaggccagcgtacctttttctgtatggtactgaggtacgttttttcttagactttatctgtctatacggagttatatatgtctttggtgctACATAATGGATCTTATCGAGAAAGCTTGGACATACCTGTTGTATTCATCGCATAACTCCGATTGTACCCCATATGATTGTATCCCATTACTTTATACAATGATATTAAGTATTCCAACAAGGCTCTGATTAAGTCGTATTATCAAGagttttattacttttaaatttacaattttacatgaTTTTTATCAATTACGGCTTCGCTTCGATTCGACATGGATATGCAGGATCAAGATATGACTGACAGTGACACATGACTGACACTAGTGACAGTTcacataattttgacacttaAAGAGGGGACGTTCAGAAACCATCACAACTACTGAACCACCATTAAAGTGCTAACCATCGCTCCTGCTTCAAAAACAGAtgacaaagttgcattttataccaagttttaagtaatttgaaatttcgtacaaattttaacttgttgCCCAAAACTGGCTGATAGAATTTACGTTGTTATTTGGTTTATATgatgatttaaaataaaagcgtaaaaaaaataccacgaACCATGTTCACCgtctaaggctccccacagacagtcttaaaaattcataatcttaaaaaaaacttgtatgcaatctgacagttcaaactgacactgacaagacactgacagatctgaactgtcagattgcatacaagtcttttttaagattataacCGTTTTACATAACAATAAAACGATTATTATGTGCCGAGAGAAAGCACAGCGTCGCTTTATGAAGATGCTATGTATTAACTCGCCCTTTGTCAGTTATTTTTGTTCGATTTCTGGACGTTTTTAGCGTTTCTGAACGAACTGTCTGTCACTGTCACCAGAAGGCGCGAGACGCGCTCTGACTTGTCAATGCGTACTTCACCAGGAAGAAACTTCCTGCGACGCTGTGCTTTCTCTCGGCACATAATAATCGTTTTATTGTTATGTAAAACGGTTATATTATGTGCCTTAGGAAAGCACAGCGTCGCTTTATGAAGACGTGTTTGTTATCTGCTGGTGACAAGTTTACACGCAATTATGATTACATGTTGAATGAACACCACTATTTAGAAAGGTTAATTCTTTATTAAgaagtatttaaaatacaacacaAAACAAACTTAAAACATGAGTCTCCTTCTCATGATAACTTAAACATATACTTTAATCTATAACAGCCTTCATAGGAACTTAAATGCTTATCTACTTCTAAAACAGTCTTTATCTCTCATAGAGAATAGAGATCAACTTAGCTGATATAGAGTCTGTTCGATTTTCAATCGATCCTTATTGCAACAACAATAATAAATACTAATGATCACAGCTAGCGCTGGCATGCCACTGAGTGGCCCCATATCCTCAGAGCGGCCCAACTAGTACTGAACTTGTACAATCAAAGTTAAATGTGAGTTAACTTATTGCACCGCACTGAAGCTAATAGAAATATTGATTAAAATTTTACCTTAATTTGAATTAAAGGCATGTCATAACATAACAGACAACCCTGTCCAacattaatatcaaaatatgcaaacaatcaactaaaaataattttgaattaaatgtcagaaaaattTTCAAACAGGTTAATTCTAGAAATGTCGCGTTCCTGTGCTTCTTTTATCTCTCGACAGTAAAACTTAGCA carries:
- the LOC125239118 gene encoding zinc finger protein 431-like, which translates into the protein MEIGEEHLKKEPNKGFLDDIKKEFSVEEVFNDRRIGDGIVKAKNVEVFQNQPTVIEDAVENIKKEFNLKEVLSDKSKEDIVTDKEKCPNQEHMTVKEVIENMKKNNDVNAMTNDRSKEENIEVMEDEEKGPIKEINSVKEIIDNVKNEHENMINKRLTQKDEQRPDERHVAVKDLVENIKKEVLGDIPKNIEAEAMCLNEEEAVKDIKVENSEMDVLNDNLKDLGNEKYVKDGAESGDLYEDVLRALMDSSLVKDEVEPESVLQAMMVSAVQDCCNRACSVRLERLVVNARQRTCRVGRRHYKLGPLSTGYHLRRSRTNPRTNTSERLNSAVEKYQCNDCGKSFKTKNVLSKHIHTHSRHVRNSNGKFVCDFCGTTFDNKVDVVKHEKKHGVITFMCSECEFTTENKKTLQAHVNSHSVNSVFYCKQCSYKSPSITALQIHKAIHRSERPYACGQCDFRTKTERAIQIHQLVHATEKQYSCDMCSYKSKRKGDLRTHSAVHTGEKRFECHDCGYKCYAKGDLSKHIVIHTGQKPYGCTQCDYKFSRMSSLRVHQLTHSGDKPFACKTCNYKGKRKIDVINHELIHLTENPFKCSHCAFTCKQKWQLKKHEMKHTGEKTFKCSRCSYRGYGENDLKVHERKHVNGDVKSIKTFKCTYCDYTTAVKKTLQVHEMRHTGEKPFKCNNCDYKCSTKGGMREHQKVHTDKISFKCTHCPYTCKWQRTLKHHMMTHTGNETYKCQFCGYKASVRIDMDRHQLIHTGEKPFQCSYCAFRCTRETHLKSHEMIHTGEKPYQCVLCEFRCRHLSGLKRHILLHTGEKPFRCEECGHKTRQKVDLLRHVRKHHGEGLYECGVCGYKGTTEADVNVHMKTHNTYEVETHETLTER